The DNA sequence CGCCATAATACAGGTAGTTCCCCGACGCATCGTCAGCAGTGATGCCCTGGCAACCGGACCACAGTGTGAGATTGGATCCAGCCAGGTCTGCAGAACCACCCAGCAGTTCAGGCAGCAGTGGCCCAAACGCATTGAGACAGTTTTGCGAGGCTTTGCGGGAGGCCACTTTTTCCATGGCTTGCTGACACTGGTGAATATAGGCATCGGCCTGATCAATAAATGTCGCCGGCAGGTCCCCTTTGATACGCCTGATAAATTCAACCGCCAAATCGGGGTGTGCAGCCCGGTAGCGCTCGAGCTTCTCCTGCCAGTCAGACTGGGACTTACTACCCTTTTCACAGGCATTCCAGCCGCGATAAATCTCGTCTGGCACATCAAAGGGGCCATGGTTCCATTGCAGTTGTTGGCGGGCCAATGAAATTTCTTCAGCACCCAGAGGAGCTCCGTGACAATCTTCCTTACCCTGCTTGTTTGGCGAGCCAAAACCGATGATCGTTTTACAGCAAATCAGGGTGGGCTTTTCCTCATCCATTCTGGCAATTTCGATGGCCGCTTTGATGGCAGTGGCATCATGGCCATCCACATCAGGGATTACCTGCCAGCCATAGGCCTCAAAACGGGCCGGGGTGTCATCGGTAAACCAGCCAGCCACTTCACCGTCGATGGAAATGCCGTTGTCATCATAGAAGGCAATCAGCTTACCCAGCTTGTGAGTTCCCGCCAGAGAACTGACCTCATGGGATATCCCCTCCATCAGGCAGCCATCACCGAGGAAACAGTATGTGTAGTGGTTGACGATATCGTGACCCGGGCGGTTGAACTGGGCTGCCAGAATTTTCTCAGCCAAAGCCATACCCACGGCATTGCTAAGCCCCTGCCCCAACGGACCCGTGGTCGTCTCAACCCCCGGGGCATAGCCATATTCCGGGTGGCCAGGTGTTTTTGAGTGCAATTGCCGAAAATTTTTGAGTTCATCCAGTGGCAAGTCGTAACCACTCAGATGCAACAGGGAATACAGCAGCATAGAGCCGTGGCCATTGGACAAGACAAACCGGTCACGATTAGCCCAGGAGGGGTCAGCCGGGTTGTGTACCAGGTAGTCGTTCCACAACACCTCAGCGATATCCGCCATCCCCATGGGGGCACCGGGGTGACCACTATTGGCTTGTTGAACTGCGTCCATACTCAGGGCGCGGATGGCATTGGCTAGATCACGTCTGGAAGGCATTTGGAACAGGCTCCTGGAGGGCAAATCGGGGAAATCGAAAGGGGCGCTATTTTCTCGTACTCGCGCTGCACAGTAAACAACCAATAACATGCTACACCTATATCAAACTATTTTGATATAGATTTTCAGCTGTGTTAAAGTCGCCCCATGATCACCAGCCCTCAATCCGCCACCCGGGATTCTACCGGGTCAGATACCGACTCACTGGCCTCTCTCTGCAAGGCGGCCGGTGATCCCCTG is a window from the Porticoccus hydrocarbonoclasticus MCTG13d genome containing:
- the tkt gene encoding transketolase, with translation MPSRRDLANAIRALSMDAVQQANSGHPGAPMGMADIAEVLWNDYLVHNPADPSWANRDRFVLSNGHGSMLLYSLLHLSGYDLPLDELKNFRQLHSKTPGHPEYGYAPGVETTTGPLGQGLSNAVGMALAEKILAAQFNRPGHDIVNHYTYCFLGDGCLMEGISHEVSSLAGTHKLGKLIAFYDDNGISIDGEVAGWFTDDTPARFEAYGWQVIPDVDGHDATAIKAAIEIARMDEEKPTLICCKTIIGFGSPNKQGKEDCHGAPLGAEEISLARQQLQWNHGPFDVPDEIYRGWNACEKGSKSQSDWQEKLERYRAAHPDLAVEFIRRIKGDLPATFIDQADAYIHQCQQAMEKVASRKASQNCLNAFGPLLPELLGGSADLAGSNLTLWSGCQGITADDASGNYLYYGVREFGMSAIMNGLVLHGGFVVYGATFLMFMEYARNAVRMAALMKQRSIFVYTHDSIGLGEDGPTHQPVEQLTALRATPNLHTWRPCDTVEAAVSWKQAIVRKNGPSALVFSRQGLAPMSRSEAQLNNIQRGGYVLKDCDGKPKAILIATGSEVSLAMDAAGELRSKGVAVRVVSMPCAELFDAQDSAYRDSVLPPEVRVRVAVEAGHRDYWYKYVGLDGRVVGMSTFGESAPGDQLMKQFGFTVENVVEAVKAVL